The genomic window acaccactgctatCAACATTAGAATTTAACATTGTGTGGACGTCAGCAATATGACGTCTGTACCTTACGACCAAACGTTATTCTATGTCAAGATGATGATAGCATAAGACATCTGAAAAATTCTGGATTTTTATCAGATTGACAATATTTCAATTGTCTAATGGGTTTTGCTCTCCGTACCTCACGACGAAATGGTTTTTTTCTACGTTAAACGATGTTGGTGCAGTGTGTTACCGAGGGTCCTCACAAGTGTACAAAaacaaacctgtgtgtgtgtgtgtgtgtgtatgtgtgtgtagttgtTGTGTATTTTAGAGCAGACTGGCCTGCAGACTGAAGGGATTCTCAGAGTGCCAGCATCAGCCGCCAGActcaaggtaacacacacacacacacacacacactgagatctGTTAAACATCCACACTAATGCTTACAGAATGATTGtgaacacctgtctgtctgtctgtctgtcttcagtaCCTGCGTAGAGAGTTAGACAGGTGTTGTGGAGGGTTCGACTGGTCTGCAGTGAGACAGGTGGACGCCGCAGGTCTGCTGAAGCTTTTCATCAGAGAGCTGCCAACACctctgctgacacacacacacctgtccacCTACCGCTCTGTGctgggtacacacacacacacagtcataaacAGACATTGTGGGGACCTGTTCTTTGTCCCCATAAGGTCGGTGAGTCCCCACATCCTCAGTAAGGCTTCTGCCACTTTACGTGAGGGTTACATGAAGCACGGTATTtaaagctcctcctcctccagtcaGTTCTACTTCCTGTTTATCAGCTGACGCTCTCTCAAACACAGATTGGTGGGTGTGTTTAACAGTCAGACATGACccattaccatggcaacatgaTAGCAGTTACAGTAGCTTGGGAACCAGCAACATGTCTCTTACTCAGAGGATTTTTTGTCAGAGCACAAATGAGACACATCTTAGTGTCGCTCTCTGTCTGGGCGCCGTTTGGCTGCCACTGACCCGACGAGCCGTACAGTTGCACGCCGGTCCCACTGGAAGGAAAGATGTGTTTCCAAGGTCTGCTGTTTGAAACAGAGTTATGGGAGGTTTTGGCGGTGCACCGTCCGGCAGCATCGGCCGCTCTCGCCTCAGCTCAGCACCAACATGACCTGCGCAGcacttttcatttgtttgttgatCTAATGGCACTTTTTAACGCTTTAACGTTAAGCTGTGCGCTCCCACGGCTGAACCCGACTTAGAGTCAGATCATGAGGTTTAAAACTATTTTCCgatcatttgttgttgttttttcatacagagttttaaagtttgaacggGGCTCAGCTTGACACTCATGTCacatagtaaacaagctaacattGGGGTTTTTcttgacactagatatcaaacagaaGCAGAGACGGTGTTGTATGAAGTATCTGTGAGCTCctcagaggaggacagaagacAAAGTTTCCTCGCAGCCTGACGAtgaaagtttctcctcctttgtgTCGCCGTATCACATCCGTCTGTACCAAATGTCTGTACCTGATGATTCAAATCTCTGACTGTCAGTCCTCTGAACTTCCCAGCAGCGTTAGAGGCCTCTGTCACCACATTTCAAACAGCGGTCCTCAGCAACATGTCTATCCATCCTATAAATGCCATTATGATCATAAACATCACACCAAACTAAAAACAGAGAAGACCCTCAGTTAGCTAATGCAATAGGTGAGGCTAGCTACGTTAGCTAACTAACTCGAATGCCAAACTGACAGGCGGACAGACAAGtaaacagacacacccacacagagagATAACTGAGgctatatagttaaataaagtcAATAAGAACAACTGGCACTGTACCCAAACACAAATGAGGAGTTGTGTATTTTGTCTTTCTGCGGAGGCCAATCAAAGACGAGCTGGGTCACAGTTATTTTCATCACATGGACAGTACGTTTAAATATtgactgacatttaaaaaaatattaaatgaaaaatataaataggcCTACTCTTCCACTGACAGAAATGTGTAGTATTATAAACTCTGTGCTGCATGTTCTAAATAAGCCTGTCAGCGTTAACGACAGGTCCGAACATAACgcaatatttctttattttattctttaacCGATTCTGTTGAGCTGACGTCATGGCTCAGTCCTCAGTCCGTCTGTCAGAAACTCCTCTCCATCTACACTCTAAACCTTTTCTGCTCACAAACAATCTGCTGGACGGCGACCATGTTGGTTTCAGTACAGGAACACGTGACAGTTTGAGGTCACTTGTCACAACCAGTGAAGGCCTGTcctgttgtgtctctgcaggtgtGTCCTCTGAGGTCCACCAGGTCCAGGCTCTGCAGCTGCTGTCCTTGTTGCTTCCAGAAGAGAACAGAGACACACTCAAAGTAAATCACAGTCACttcatcactgtgtttgtgtctcagcCTGAAACCATCACAGCCTCAGCAGGCGTCACTCTCAGGACACAGGTTACAGGCGTAACCAGCTGGCCTCGAACATCGTGAGATATTTGGTAAATTTAGATTGTGACTtcaggtgaccaaaattcaatgtcaggacgTCTGATGTTAGCGTCAATCTGGAGTAGAATATTAACGACAAATGATTAACCAAAACCCAACATCTTCCAAACATACTGATGCTAACATCCAAACAAAGTGAAATTCTAACATTGTTAAACATCTTAAGTTTTGTTGCCCCGATATTTATTGCAACCAAAATACGTCTTCCAAACGTCTCATGCTAACATCATCATGACGTAAAAAACATAATCTGCTCCTAGTAAAGGAATAAATACATTTAGTCAGTCTTTTCTTCTCAGTCTGTACTTCTACTCCATTACATCTGATGGCTtcagttactagttactttacaaattaagattccTGCAAGTTCAGCTGGAGCGGAGCCGATTAATGAACTCACAGAAAAGTAAATCACTACTACTTTGATAAttatttaagtcattttaaatgcaaaaacatttcatggtttcATCTTCACAAACaggaacatttttattttgctgattttgctttttattatttcataagTTTAATGTATATtagcaataataaaaaaaaaaacattgtgaaggtgtcactttgggctctgagGCACTGTGACGAACATTTCTTTCTATCAGTGTTAATCGCGACAGTTATTTTATATCTGGTCTCAGTGCGGAGACACGTTTTAGTCGTCGAAAATTCAAAtcatattgttaaaaaaaaaaatcgaaataTTTCAGTCACCAAAAAAGAATCAAAATGTTTAGTTGAGGAAAATTCGAAAtatgagtggagtcctgcggggtgaagctgtgaaggctgcgagcggagctagctgctaacagccaccgctgcaactaacaaactccacagatccattcagcagctccaccatccacagtcagacacacacggctgattatttactgctgaattacagctcacaactcgcaccaacccaaacatcctggtgcagactatttactggagtttacagcctgtcgctcatcagGCATCTGAAGATCATTACAAGTTGTCAGTGTCCGACAGTCCACCACCAACATTTACATCACGTctcatcaacaaaaatgaaacagatttcgtctcagtttttattgtcaagatctatttttagctcgtcatcgtCTCATTttcgtcatggaaaaaaggtcagTAATTTTCTTTATAGTTTTCAGCAGGTCACACGTCACCTCACTCCAAAAAGAGAGTTCCTCTGGGCTCCACCTCCGGACCGCCTACGGTTGTGCGTCTCCTCCATCTACCTGgagtttttgtgtctctatcTTCCACCTGAGATTCAGATGGTTACTGACGTGTTTCCATGGTTACAGGCTCTGCTGGTCTTCCTGCGTAAGGTAGTCTCTCACCAGGACCAGAACAGGATGTCTCTGTGGAACGTCTCCATGGTGATGGCACCCAACCTGTTCAACCGCCCTCACCGTGGCAACAAACGCTCCATCGCCAGGCaaaaggaggagatggaggaggcgGTGGGTGGAGCTCACCTGGTCCGACTGATGATCACACACCAGGACCTGCTGTGGACTGTGAgtcacaggacacacacatgcacagcctCTGTGGCAACACCAGCTCAGGTTTCTGTGAAATCACATCCTGTTTTCTGTGGTAGGTCCCCAGCTTCCTGCTGTCTCAGGTGAGACAGATGAACCAGGCATCCAATCAGAAACGGTTCGGCCTGACCAGGGCAAAAAGACGGCTGCTGAGGAGGAAGAACGACAAGACTGAGAGGAACCAGGTGAGACAGAGACCAGAGAACCAGGCGAAACAGAGACCAGAGAACCAGGTGAGACAGATCAGAGAACCAGGTGAGACAGATCAGAGATCCAAGTGAGACAGATCAGAGAACCAGGTGAGACAGAGGCCAGAGAACCAGGTGAgacagatcagagaccagatgagaCAGATCAGAGAACCAGGTGAGACAGATCAGAGACCAGGTGAGACAGCTCAGAGAACCAGTTGAGACAGATCAGAGAACCAGGTGAGACAGCTCAGAGAACCAGTTGAGACAGATCAGAGAAACAGGTGAGAACCAGGTGAGACAGATCAGAAAAACAGGTGAGACAGGTCAGAGAACCAGTTGAGACAGATCAGAGAACCAGGTGAGACAGATCAGAGAAACAGGTGAGACAGGTCAGAGACCAGATGAGACAGATCAGAGACCAGGTGAGACAGCTCAGAGAACCAGTTGAGACAGATCAGAGAAACAGGTGAGAACCAGGTGAGACAGATCAGAGAACCAGGTGAGACAGAGACCAGAGAACCAGGTGAGACAGATCAGAGAAACAGGTGAGAACCAGGTGAGACAGATCAGAGAACCAGGTGAGACAGAGACCAGAGAACCAGGTGAGAACCAGGTGATACAGATCAGACATCAGAGAACCTGGTGAAAACCAGATGAGACAAAGACCAGAGAACCAGGTGAGACAAAGACCAGAGAACCAGGTGAAACAGAGACCAGAGAACAGGTGAGACAGAGACCATAGAACCAGGTGAGAACCAGGTAAAACAGATCAGGGAACCAGGTGAGACAGAGACCAGAGAACCAGGTGAGAACCAGGTAAAACAGATCAGGGAACCAGGTGAGACAGAGACCAGAGAACCAGGTGAGAACCAGGTGAAACAGATCAGGGAACCAGGTGAGACAGAGAATCAGAGAACAAGTGAGACAGAGACCATAGAACCAGGTGAGAACCAGGTAAAACAGATCAGGGAACCAGGTGAGACAGAGACCAGAGAACCAGGTGAGAACCAGGTGAGACAGATCAGGGAACCAGGTGAGACAGAGAACAGGTGAGACAGATCAGAGAACCAGGTGAGACAGTGACCAGAGAACAGGTGAGACAGAGGCCAGAGAACCAGGTGAGACAAAGACCAGAGAACAGGTGAGACAGAGAACAGGTGAGACAGATCAGAGAACCAGGTGAGACAGTGACCAGAGAACCAGGTGAGACAGTGACCAGAGAACCGGGTGAGACAAAGACCAGAGAACCAGTTGAGACAGAGACCAGAGACCCAGATGAGACAAAGACCAGAGAACCAGGTGAGACAGATCAGAGAACCAGGTGAGACAGAGACCAGAGAACCAGGTGAGACAGATCAGAGAACCAGGTGAGACCGAGACCAGAGAACCAGGTGAGACAGAGGCCAGAGAACCAGGTGAGACAAAGACCAGAGAACCAGGTGAGACAGAGACCAGAGAACCAGGTGAGACAGAGACCAGAGAACCAGGTGAGACAAACACCAGAGAACCAGGTGAGACCGAGACCAGAGAACCAGGTGAGACAGAGACCAGAGGCATTCCACCAACCCCAAAACCAGTAACTATGACCTAGACTGAACAACTGGCCCCCAGCCAACCATCACGTGACCATGTTAACATCTGCGTGTGTGTAGATCACGGAACTGTGTGACGGTGTTGTCAGGGTTCATGCCCCCCTGCATGCCAAGGTCTCCATGGCCGTACAGCTGGACGGAAAGATGACAGCCAGAGACGTCATCACCCGCTTTGAGTGTGACAACAGgtaaaaaaaccacacacacacacacacacacacacagatcagtgGGACTGATGATGgatcagtgtttgtctctgcagcagcagctgtcttCAGCATCTGTACGAAGTCGGAGGAAACATCTGTGAGTCTGATTACACCTTCATGTGAACACCACGTCAAAAtcatgtaaacatcatgtaAACACTATGAGTAAACATGGTAACgtgaacatgtaaacatcatataaAACAGTATGcaaacatgtaaacaaaatgtgtcatgtaaacattaaatattaTGATGTAAACATGTGAACATGAAACAAACCAGCTACACAGACtctattttaaatgtttgaacaGGGCACTgacacctgtctctgtctctcaggtgaGCGGCGTCTCCATCCAGACTGCGTGCTGTTGGATGTTTACAAAGTGAATCctcactgtgattggctgatcaaaccctgacacacactctgtctgaCCACCAATCCGACAGCGTGTTTAAAGACTCTCatcctgtctcacttcctgtccCAACGCTCCAACAACCTGTAAGAACTGGTCTGTCAACCTGACCTTCTTCACGTCTTGCTGTGTGTCTCGCCTGTGTGACGTCTCACCACCTGCTCGGCCGTCTTTTCAGAGACAGTGACCTCCGCCTGTTGTCATGGTGACATCAGGAGCAGCTGTTAAACTGGAGAAACACAAACTGTTTGTATTTCCTGTATTTTCTATGTCTGGTTTTATTGTTACACACAGCCGCTGATATTAAAACcatgaggagcagctgctggtgTCGTGTCTCCTCCTGCTGGTCACTGTTGGTACCTGCAGGTTCACTCATTATGAACTCGTCCTGACGCAGCTGGAAACACCTGAAACCACACGTTGATTTGAATACACACACTGGGTGGAGATTTAATCTGTCAAATTTCTtatttcaataaaaataaaaagtgaaagtgatgaaatataaaaaagagaaaacagacgTGGTTTAAAAACAGTCGCTCTGCTCATGAAACTGAACAGAACTATTTTATATACGACGACACAAAATGGAGCCTTTCTGTACAGACATTACAAATCATACATGAAGCCAGAGGAAACGAAGGTGTCCATGTTTAACATGTTCATCACATGATCGCTGAGGTCATCAGTTCAAGTTAAAGTCACATCAGgttcaggaaaaagaaaaatcatacAAACCCACGACTTCAACTCTGTTAACATCAAAGAATCAATGAAGATACAGTCAAAGCACCCCGAATACAGTGACACTGTCCAGATGTTAGGAGCAGCAGCTGACGTGTCCAGATGTTAGGAGCAGCAGCTGACGTGTCCAGATGTTAGAAGCAGCAGCTGACGTGTCCAGATGTTATGAGCAGCAGCTGATGCTGTCCAGATGTTAGTAGCAGCAGCTGATGCTGTCCAGATGTTAGGAGCAGCAGCTGACGTGTCCAGATGTTAGGAGCAGCAGCTGACGTGTCCAGATGTTAGGAGCAGCAGCTGACGTGTCCAGATGTTAGAAGCAGCAGCTGATGCTGTCCAGATGTTAGGAGCAGCAGCTGACGTGTCCAGATGTTAGGAGCAGCAGCTGACGTGTCCAGATGTTAGAAGCAGCAGCTGATGCTGTCCAGATGTTAGGAGCAGCAGCTGACGTGTCCAGATGTTAGGAGCAGCAGCTGACGTGTCCAGATGTTaggagcagcagctgatgtGTCCAAATGTTAGGAGCAGCAGCTGACGTGTCCAGATGTTAGGAGCAACAGCTGATGCTGTCCAGATGTTAGGAGCAGCAGCTGACGTGTCCAAATGCTAGGAGCAACAGCTGATGCTGTCCAGATGTTAGGAGCAGCAGCTGACGTGTCCAGATGTTAGGAGCAGCAGCTGACGTGTCCAGATGTTaggagcagcagctgatgtGTCCAAATGTTAGGAGCAGCAGCTGACGTGTCCAGATGTTAGGAGCAACAGCTGATGCTGTCCAGATGTTAGGAGCAGCAGCTGACGTGTCCAAATGCTAGGAGCAACAGCTGATGCTGTCCAGATGTTAGGAGCAGCAGCTGATGCTGTCCAAATGTTAGGAGCAGCAGCTGATGCTGTCCAGATGTTAGAAGCAGCAGCTGACGTGTCCAAATGTTAGGAGCAGCAGCTGATGCTGTCCAGATGTTAGGAGCAGCAGCTGACGTGTCCAAATGTTAGGAGCAGCAGCTGATGCTGTCCAGATGTTAGGAGCAGCAGCTGACGTGTCCAGATGTTAGGAGCAGCAGCTGACGTGTCCAGATGTTAGAAGCAGCAGCTGACGTGTCCAGATGTTAG from Epinephelus lanceolatus isolate andai-2023 chromosome 20, ASM4190304v1, whole genome shotgun sequence includes these protein-coding regions:
- the arhgap28 gene encoding rho GTPase-activating protein 28 isoform X3 — translated: MEAEPSTRSEPDEDSVERCPSPPSHRAESPPSRYHTTTKTIHRNTHKVRPALPAFVFEDHLPEHPSSPQNTHSPTDTHSQTHTHSPPVNWSRQADWLLRDCPYSEGVAEHKRGGTCWDCLRFHGDDSDLPFVPVSPSQGLTSADDLSSCDLTRLGFISHIELSTFLLALGVQTKRTRPPRRRTQDCGVFAVPLRLLLENDRKKFPGVKVPVVFQKLLCILEQTGLQTEGILRVPASAARLKYLRRELDRCCGGFDWSAVRQVDAAGLLKLFIRELPTPLLTHTHLSTYRSVLGVSSEVHQVQALQLLSLLLPEENRDTLKALLVFLRKVVSHQDQNRMSLWNVSMVMAPNLFNRPHRGNKRSIARQKEEMEEAVGGAHLVRLMITHQDLLWTVPSFLLSQVRQMNQASNQKRFGLTRAKRRLLRRKNDKTERNQITELCDGVVRVHAPLHAKVSMAVQLDGKMTARDVITRFECDNSSSCLQHLYEVGGNICERRLHPDCVLLDVYKVNPHCDWLIKP